One Amaranthus tricolor cultivar Red isolate AtriRed21 chromosome 1, ASM2621246v1, whole genome shotgun sequence DNA window includes the following coding sequences:
- the LOC130828615 gene encoding polyol transporter 5-like, producing the protein MKEGTKGMTEAAALPADFDDIITTKPPKRNKFAFACATLASMTSVLLGYDIGVMSGAAIYIKKDWNLSDVKMEVLLGILNVYCLFGSFAAGRTSDKIGRRYTVVLAGAIFFAGAILMGFATNYAFLMVGRFVAGIGVGYALMIAPVYTAEVSPASCRGFLTSFPEVFINAGILLGYVSNLAFMKLPTHLSWRFMLGISGIPSIFLAVGVLAMPESPRWLVMQGRLGEAKKVLKRTSDSPEEAQLRLRDIMEAAGIPLECDDDIVIVDKTKRNSGEGVWRDLLINATPAVKRVLIAGIGIHFFQQASGIDAVVLYSPRIFEKAGVTSDMNKLRATVAVGFVKTLFILVATFTLDKFGRRPLLLTSVGGMVIALLTLATSLAIIDHSHEKITWAIALCITMVCAYVAAFSIGLGPITWVYSSEVFPLRLRAQGTSIGVAVNRIVSGVISMTFLSLSNAITTGGAFFLFGGIAVIAWFFFFTFLPETQGRTLEGMHELFEDFRWKESLQSKKSNHEDRTKEGINVKSQIQLGTTTNNQ; encoded by the exons ATGAAAGAAGGAACCAAAGGCATGACAGAAGCAGCAGCACTTCCTGCAGATTTTGATGACATCATAACAACAAAGCCTCCTAAGAGAAATAAGTTTGCTTTTGCTTGTGCTACCTTGGCTTCTATGACTTCTGTCTTGCTTGGCTATG ATATAGGAGTAATGAGTGGAGCAGCAATCTACATCAAAAAAGATTGGAATCTAAGCGATGTAAAAATGGAAGTATTATTAGGAATCTTAAACGTTTATTGTCTCTTCGGCTCTTTCGCCGCCGGCAGAACTTCCGACAAGATTGGCCGCCGGTACACCGTCGTTTTAGCTGGAGCAATCTTCTTCGCCGGAGCTATTCTCATGGGGTTCGCTACCAACTATGCTTTTCTCATGGTCGGCCGTTTTGTGGCCGGCATCGGAGTTGGTTATGCACTTATGATTGCACCTGTTTATACTGCAGAGGTTTCCCCTGCTTCATGCAGGGGATTTCTTACCTCTTTTCCCGAGGTGTTTATCAATGCTGGTATTTTGCTAGGTTATGTCTCTAATCTTGCGTTTATGAAACTTCCAACTCATTTGAGTTGGAGGTTTATGCTCGGGATTAGTGGAATCCCAAGCATATTTCTTGCTGTTGGTGTCCTTGCTATGCCTGAGTCACCGAGGTGGCTAGTCATGCAAGGACGACTTGGTGAAGCTAAGAAAGTTCTTAAACGTACTTCAGATTCGCCAGAAGAGGCTCAACTTAGACTCAG GGATATAATGGAGGCAGCAGGGATCCCATTAGAGTGCGACGATGATATCGTTATAGTTGATAAAACGAAACGAAATTCTGGGGAGGGAGTTTGGAGAGACCTCTTAATCAACGCCACACCTGCGGTGAAGCGAGTGTTGattgctggcattggaattcaCTTTTTTCAACAAGCCTCAGGCATAGACGCCGTAGTGTTATATAGTCCAAGAATTTTTGAGAAGGCAGGAGTTACAAGTGATATGAACAAGTTACGTGCAACAGTGGCTGTTGGATTCGTTAAGACCCTAttcatattagttgcaacatttaCTTTGGACAAGTTCGGAAGAAGACCTTTACTACTTACTAGTGTAGGAGGTATGGTCATAGCCCTTTTAACCCTAGCCACATCTTTAGCCATAATAGACCATTCCCATGAGAAGATTACGTGGGCTATAGCCTTATGTATAACCATGGTTTGTGCTTATGTTGCGGCGTTTTCGATAGGGTTAGGACCAATAACATGGGTTTATAGTTCAGAGGTTTTCCCATTAAGGCTAAGGGCTCAAGGTACTAGTATCGGTGTGGCAGTTAATAGGATTGTTAGTGGTGTAATTTCAATGACATTTTTGTCCTTGTCCAATGCAATCACGACAGGTGGCGCGTTCTTCCTTTTCGGAGGGATTGCTGTTATTGCTTGGTTTTTCTTCTTCACGTTTCTCCCTGAGACTCAAGGAAGAACACTTGAGGGTATGCATGAATTGTTTGAAGATTTTAGATGGAAGGAATCCTTGCAAAGTAAGAAGTCAAATCATGAGGATAGGACAAAAGAGGGCATCAATGTAAAGAGTCAAATACAATTGGGAACTACTACTAACAATCAATAA